A window of the Butyricimonas virosa genome harbors these coding sequences:
- a CDS encoding alpha/beta hydrolase family protein yields MKRVFVSVFFVLVAMIMNAQDIAGHWGGTLNIQGVKLRLVFHVSRSGDSWTTTMDSPDQGAKGIPTGKTEYADSVLTITAPALGMKFSGKWQGTDRIQGTFVQGGLTLPLELARVDGEVALSRPQEPKPPYPYRVEEVTFENTKAGVTLAGTLTLPEKGEHYPVVVLISGSGPQNRDEELMAHKPFLVLADYLTRQGIGVLRFDDRGVGQSTGNFGTATTLDFAGDVEAAVNFLKNDRKIRNIGLIGHSEGGMIAPLVASRSGDVAFIVLLAGPGLRGDRILLEQQKEMGKITGATGEDLEYSSVVNRKCFDLVLESSSSEEAEVPLKKYMDSLNQAGKLPVNMRDERGAELWRKQVLSPWMYFFVKYDPVPVLRSVKCPVLALNGSNDLQVLPENLGIIKKGLEAGKNRSVTVKELPGLNHLFQTCESGSPALYGTIEETFSPVALQEIGDWIKGKGF; encoded by the coding sequence ATGAAAAGAGTATTTGTATCCGTATTTTTTGTCCTCGTGGCGATGATCATGAACGCGCAGGATATTGCCGGACATTGGGGTGGAACCTTGAATATTCAGGGGGTGAAATTAAGGCTTGTTTTTCATGTTTCCCGTTCCGGGGATTCATGGACGACGACGATGGATAGCCCTGATCAGGGGGCAAAAGGGATTCCCACGGGGAAAACGGAGTACGCGGATAGCGTGTTGACCATCACGGCACCGGCTCTTGGGATGAAATTCTCCGGGAAATGGCAGGGGACCGATAGGATACAAGGAACTTTCGTGCAGGGCGGGTTGACATTGCCGTTGGAATTAGCGCGAGTGGATGGAGAGGTGGCTCTTTCACGTCCACAAGAACCTAAACCTCCCTATCCATACCGGGTGGAGGAAGTAACCTTTGAAAACACGAAAGCGGGTGTGACCTTGGCGGGTACGTTGACTTTGCCGGAAAAGGGCGAGCATTACCCGGTTGTCGTGTTGATTTCCGGTAGCGGGCCACAAAACCGGGATGAGGAACTGATGGCACACAAGCCTTTTCTCGTGCTTGCCGACTATCTCACCCGGCAGGGGATCGGGGTGTTGCGTTTTGATGATCGGGGAGTGGGGCAGTCTACCGGGAATTTCGGGACCGCGACCACGCTTGATTTTGCCGGTGACGTGGAGGCGGCTGTGAACTTTTTGAAGAATGATCGAAAGATACGGAATATAGGACTTATCGGGCATAGCGAGGGCGGGATGATAGCTCCCCTCGTGGCCAGTCGTTCCGGGGATGTGGCTTTTATCGTTCTCTTGGCAGGACCCGGGTTGCGGGGTGACCGTATTCTACTGGAACAACAGAAAGAAATGGGAAAAATAACCGGGGCAACGGGGGAGGATTTGGAATACTCGTCGGTCGTGAACAGGAAATGTTTTGATCTCGTGCTAGAGAGTTCATCCAGCGAAGAGGCAGAAGTCCCCTTGAAAAAATACATGGATAGTTTGAACCAAGCCGGGAAATTACCGGTAAACATGAGAGATGAACGGGGTGCCGAACTTTGGCGTAAACAAGTGTTGTCCCCGTGGATGTATTTTTTCGTGAAATATGACCCTGTTCCCGTTTTGAGGAGTGTGAAATGTCCGGTACTGGCCTTGAACGGGAGTAATGACCTGCAAGTTCTGCCTGAAAACTTGGGGATCATCAAGAAAGGTTTGGAGGCTGGGAAAAACCGGAGCGTGACCGTGAAGGAATTACCTGGGTTAAATCATCTTTTCCAGACTTGCGAATCGGGTTCACCCGCTTTATACGGCACGATAGAGGAAACTTTCTCGCCCGTGGCTTTGCAAGAGATCGGGGATTGGATCAAGGGGAAAGGGTTTTAA
- a CDS encoding metallophosphoesterase family protein, which yields MKRVILYGIVLLLCGCDLIEYHPYDVRLHGETGVNAKNIARIEEICEGKDTLRFVLMGDSQRWYDETEDFVNALNKRNDVDFVIHGGDISDFGLTKEFMWVRDIMGKLKVPYVALLGNHDILGNGMDVFLKVYGDENFSFRAGNTKFVCMNTNALEFDYSHPVPDFTFMYNELQDTVGCSRTVPVMHVQPFNVEFNNNVAHGFHLLLQEFPGVEFCLHAHSHSLLHKELFDDGIPYIGCAAMKDKNYLLFTLTPGGYEYEVVYY from the coding sequence ATGAAAAGAGTAATTTTATATGGAATAGTGCTGCTTCTATGCGGGTGTGATTTAATCGAGTATCATCCGTACGATGTTCGTTTACATGGAGAGACGGGTGTAAACGCGAAGAATATAGCTCGTATAGAAGAAATCTGTGAGGGGAAAGACACCTTGCGGTTCGTGTTAATGGGTGATAGTCAGCGTTGGTATGATGAAACGGAGGATTTCGTGAATGCCCTCAACAAGCGGAACGACGTGGACTTCGTGATTCATGGCGGGGACATATCCGATTTCGGCTTGACGAAGGAATTCATGTGGGTGCGGGATATTATGGGAAAGCTGAAGGTGCCTTACGTGGCCTTGTTGGGGAATCACGATATTCTTGGGAACGGGATGGATGTTTTCTTGAAGGTATACGGGGATGAGAATTTCTCCTTCCGGGCGGGGAATACTAAATTTGTTTGCATGAACACGAATGCCTTGGAATTCGACTACTCGCATCCGGTGCCGGACTTCACCTTCATGTACAATGAATTGCAGGACACGGTGGGATGTTCCCGGACGGTTCCGGTGATGCACGTGCAACCTTTCAACGTGGAGTTCAATAATAACGTGGCCCATGGTTTTCATCTCTTGTTGCAGGAGTTTCCGGGAGTGGAATTCTGTTTGCACGCTCACAGTCACTCGCTACTTCATAAAGAGTTGTTTGATGACGGGATTCCGTATATCGGTTGTGCCGCGATGAAAGATAAGAATTATTTGTTATTCACCTTAACGCCGGGAGGATACGAGTATGAAGTGGTCTATTATTAG
- a CDS encoding sensor protein KdpD produces the protein MDKEQNVEHFLSLIRKAKRGHLKIYIGMIAGVGKTYRMLREAHDLLTAGVDVQVGYVETHGRVDTAAKLEGLPVIPRKKLFYKGKEVEEMDLQAILQIHPEVVIVDELAHTNIEGCVNEKRWQDVLDLLDAGINVITAVNIQHIESLNGEVQDISGIEVKERVPDSVLGQADEVVNIDLTAEELISRLKAGKIYKPDKIELALRNFFKAENILQLRELALKEVALRVEKKVENEVVENIGLRHERFLACISSQEKTPRKLIRKVARLATHYNSKFVVLHVQTRHESADRIPLAKQRYLINHFKLASELGGEVLQIQSDDIIGTIINICRERQISTVCVGKPNIQLFSYVRSALRYKRLLNNLAILNIDLIILGS, from the coding sequence ATGGACAAGGAACAGAATGTTGAACACTTCCTCAGTCTTATCAGAAAGGCTAAGAGAGGTCATTTAAAGATATATATCGGCATGATTGCCGGAGTCGGAAAAACTTACCGGATGTTACGGGAAGCACATGATTTGCTTACCGCGGGAGTTGACGTACAAGTAGGTTACGTGGAAACGCACGGTCGTGTCGACACGGCTGCCAAACTGGAAGGACTTCCCGTCATTCCCCGTAAAAAACTATTTTACAAGGGCAAGGAAGTCGAAGAGATGGATTTACAGGCCATTTTACAAATACACCCGGAAGTGGTGATTGTCGATGAACTGGCCCACACGAATATCGAGGGTTGCGTGAACGAGAAACGCTGGCAGGACGTGCTTGACTTGCTGGACGCGGGGATTAATGTTATCACGGCCGTGAATATCCAGCACATCGAAAGCCTGAACGGGGAGGTACAGGACATTTCCGGGATCGAGGTAAAAGAACGAGTCCCCGATAGCGTGTTAGGACAGGCCGACGAGGTGGTGAACATCGACTTAACCGCTGAAGAATTGATCTCCCGGTTAAAAGCCGGAAAGATTTACAAACCGGATAAAATTGAACTGGCCCTGCGTAACTTCTTCAAAGCGGAAAACATCCTTCAACTCCGGGAACTAGCCTTGAAAGAGGTCGCCCTACGGGTGGAGAAAAAGGTGGAAAACGAGGTGGTGGAAAATATCGGCCTGCGCCATGAACGTTTCTTAGCCTGTATCAGTAGCCAGGAAAAGACACCCCGCAAACTCATCCGGAAAGTAGCACGTCTGGCCACCCATTACAATAGTAAATTCGTGGTCCTCCACGTGCAAACCCGCCACGAAAGCGCTGACCGCATCCCACTGGCCAAGCAACGTTACCTGATCAATCATTTCAAGCTGGCATCAGAACTGGGCGGAGAGGTACTTCAAATTCAATCGGACGACATCATCGGAACCATCATCAATATTTGCCGGGAAAGGCAGATTAGCACGGTTTGCGTGGGAAAACCCAACATCCAGTTGTTCTCGTACGTGCGTTCTGCCCTTCGATACAAGAGGTTATTGAATAATCTGGCTATATTAAATATAGATTTAATCATCCTCGGTTCATAA